A portion of the bacterium genome contains these proteins:
- a CDS encoding FAD-dependent oxidoreductase: protein MPARTVASGRVAEEARDLPVAHDADVLVVGGGIAGVMAALAAGRTGARTLLVERFGSLGGTGTAAMMNLFYVPYAASRGLIRELFDRLIGRGGAIPGEFVVYDPELYKVTALEMLAEAGARVLLHTFVSDVVLDGRDLRGIVAENKSGRQAILSRVTVDASGDGDIAARAGAPYIKGRERDGKMRPMTLIFRMGGVDVPRLVEYVRLHPDDFSPDPLQCMLDLEHQMIRIFGFFKMVEEAKARGELWPDCYYFRVESVLPDRGVLTVNATRVYGVDGTNAEDLSRAEIETRHQMIRLAAWARARVPGFERSFILDSANTIGVRETRRIRGEYLMTEEDILAGRHYDDVVGVDANQQNPRQQGGHPPDGKEGGPQDAEAREMVAKMFVYEIPYRALVPREIDGLLVAGRCLSVDHHADVYTRNQGTAMATGVAAGVAGALSARAGVAPRSVDIRAVQRELTRLGVDLELLRRLGPSPASLEV from the coding sequence TTGCCAGCACGGACTGTGGCATCGGGACGGGTGGCCGAAGAAGCCCGAGATCTCCCGGTCGCGCACGATGCCGACGTCCTCGTCGTCGGCGGCGGCATCGCGGGCGTGATGGCGGCGCTCGCCGCCGGGCGGACCGGCGCCAGAACGCTGCTCGTCGAACGTTTTGGCTCGCTCGGCGGCACCGGCACGGCGGCGATGATGAACCTGTTCTACGTCCCTTACGCGGCCTCTCGCGGTCTCATCCGGGAGCTTTTCGACCGGCTCATCGGGCGCGGCGGCGCGATTCCCGGCGAGTTCGTCGTCTACGATCCGGAACTGTACAAAGTAACGGCCCTCGAGATGCTGGCCGAGGCCGGCGCCCGCGTGCTGCTCCACACCTTTGTGAGCGACGTGGTCTTGGACGGCCGCGATCTGCGGGGTATCGTCGCCGAGAACAAATCCGGGCGTCAAGCGATTCTGAGCCGGGTCACCGTGGACGCCAGCGGGGACGGCGACATCGCGGCGCGGGCGGGCGCTCCCTACATCAAGGGCCGCGAGCGGGACGGCAAGATGCGGCCGATGACGCTGATCTTCCGCATGGGCGGCGTGGACGTCCCGCGACTCGTCGAGTACGTGCGGTTACATCCGGACGACTTCTCGCCCGATCCCCTGCAGTGCATGCTCGACCTCGAGCACCAGATGATCCGGATCTTCGGATTCTTCAAGATGGTCGAGGAGGCAAAGGCGCGGGGCGAACTGTGGCCGGACTGCTACTACTTCCGCGTCGAGTCGGTCCTGCCCGACCGGGGAGTGCTCACCGTGAACGCCACCCGGGTCTACGGCGTGGACGGCACCAACGCCGAGGACCTGTCGCGCGCGGAGATCGAGACGCGCCACCAGATGATCCGCCTGGCCGCCTGGGCGCGGGCGCGCGTGCCCGGCTTCGAACGCTCCTTCATCCTGGATTCCGCGAACACGATCGGCGTGCGGGAGACGCGCCGGATCCGCGGTGAGTACCTGATGACCGAGGAGGACATCCTGGCCGGACGCCACTACGACGACGTTGTCGGCGTGGACGCGAACCAGCAGAACCCGCGCCAGCAGGGCGGCCACCCGCCGGACGGCAAAGAGGGCGGCCCGCAGGACGCCGAGGCGCGGGAGATGGTCGCGAAGATGTTCGTGTACGAGATCCCCTACCGGGCGCTGGTGCCGCGGGAGATCGACGGGCTGCTCGTCGCCGGACGCTGCCTCTCCGTCGACCACCACGCCGACGTCTACACGCGCAACCAGGGCACGGCCATGGCCACGGGCGTCGCCGCCGGCGTGGCCGGCGCGCTTTCGGCGCGGGCGGGCGTCGCGCCGCGCTCC